One part of the Sporocytophaga myxococcoides DSM 11118 genome encodes these proteins:
- a CDS encoding acyl-CoA carboxylase subunit beta, which yields MKTTKEKFELLEKKNQDAIKGGGKERNDAQHAKGKLTARERIGLLLDEGSFEETGKFVTHRSREFGLENEQYLGDGVVTGFGKVNGRLVYVFSQDFTVFGGSLSETHAEKICKVMDLAMKNGAPLIGLNDSGGARIQEGVVSLAGYADIFYKNTLASGMVPQISAIMGPCAGGAVYSPAITDFIMMVENTSYMFVTGPNVVKTVTHENVTAEELGGASAHSVKSGVTHFACANEIECIDYLKTLLSYIPQNCDEEAPSYAYNSSNEFRPSLNSIIPDNPNQPYDMRDVISHIVDEESFFEVHKNFAENIVVGFARLAGRSIGIVGNQPSVLAGVLDINSSTKAARFVRFCDCFNIPLLVLEDVSGFLPGTHQEWNAIITNGAKLLYAFSEATVPRITVITRKAYGGAYDVMNSKHIGADLNYAWPTAEIAVMGAKGAAEIIFKREIASAENPEAKLQEKIDEYTDKFANPYLAASRGYIDEVIMPEETRKKLISGFEMLKNKAVARPKKKHGNIPL from the coding sequence ATGAAAACAACCAAAGAAAAATTTGAACTTCTTGAGAAGAAAAATCAGGATGCAATAAAAGGTGGGGGCAAAGAGCGTAATGATGCTCAGCATGCCAAGGGAAAACTTACTGCCAGAGAAAGAATTGGATTGCTGCTGGATGAAGGAAGTTTCGAGGAAACCGGAAAGTTTGTTACGCACAGAAGCAGAGAGTTTGGTCTGGAAAATGAGCAATACCTGGGTGATGGCGTTGTTACTGGATTTGGAAAAGTGAATGGAAGACTGGTGTATGTATTCAGTCAGGACTTTACTGTATTTGGCGGTTCTTTATCTGAGACACACGCAGAAAAAATTTGTAAGGTAATGGACCTCGCTATGAAAAACGGTGCTCCGTTAATCGGCCTTAATGATTCAGGTGGTGCGAGAATTCAGGAGGGAGTTGTTTCATTAGCAGGATATGCAGATATCTTTTATAAAAACACTCTTGCATCAGGAATGGTACCACAGATTTCTGCTATTATGGGACCGTGTGCAGGAGGCGCTGTATACTCTCCCGCAATTACGGACTTTATCATGATGGTGGAGAATACTTCATACATGTTTGTCACAGGGCCGAATGTAGTGAAAACTGTAACACACGAAAATGTAACTGCCGAAGAGCTTGGTGGAGCCTCTGCTCATAGTGTGAAGAGTGGAGTGACTCATTTCGCCTGTGCCAATGAGATCGAATGTATAGATTATCTCAAAACATTACTGAGCTACATTCCGCAGAATTGTGATGAAGAAGCACCTTCATATGCTTACAATTCGAGTAACGAATTCCGTCCTTCATTAAATTCAATCATTCCTGATAATCCCAATCAGCCTTATGATATGAGAGATGTGATCAGTCATATAGTAGATGAGGAATCTTTTTTTGAAGTACATAAGAATTTTGCAGAAAACATTGTTGTGGGTTTTGCAAGACTGGCAGGCAGAAGTATCGGTATCGTTGGGAATCAGCCTTCAGTGCTTGCTGGTGTGCTGGATATCAATTCAAGTACAAAAGCTGCAAGGTTTGTACGTTTCTGCGATTGCTTTAATATTCCTCTACTTGTGCTGGAAGATGTGTCTGGCTTTTTGCCTGGAACGCACCAGGAGTGGAATGCTATCATTACTAATGGAGCCAAACTTCTTTATGCATTTTCAGAGGCAACAGTTCCAAGAATAACAGTCATTACAAGGAAAGCATATGGAGGAGCTTATGATGTGATGAATTCAAAACACATTGGCGCTGATTTGAATTATGCCTGGCCTACTGCTGAGATAGCAGTAATGGGGGCAAAAGGAGCAGCTGAAATTATTTTTAAGAGAGAAATAGCATCGGCTGAAAATCCAGAAGCAAAGCTGCAGGAGAAAATTGATGAATATACGGATAAGTTTGCAAACCCTTATCTGGCAGCAAGTAGGGGCTATATCGATGAAGTAATCATGCCTGAGGAAACCAGAAAAAAATTGATTTCAGGTTTCGAAATGCTCAAAAATAAGGCGGTAGCAAGACCAAAGAAAAAACACGGAAATATCCCTTTGTAA
- a CDS encoding aminoglycoside 6-adenylyltransferase produces the protein MIQKDFAIKAKQVLESDENVIGLAAAGSWITNDIDEFSDLDLILVTKEKISQDKNRMIDYAKCIGDFISGFTGEHVGEPRLLICLYKNPLLHVDIKFLTLEEFNYRIETPTLLLDKEGLLENAINSSIVKFPYPDYQWIEDRFWTWIHYVLLKIGRGEYLEAYDFFGFLRMVVFGPLLHIKNGNLPRGVRKVEKDLSQKDLADLKQTIPSYNKHSLLESVKNAVSLYQQLRNELYDKEIQLRNEVEKEVLLYLGEIEKLK, from the coding sequence ATGATACAAAAGGACTTTGCAATTAAAGCGAAACAAGTTTTAGAGTCCGATGAAAACGTGATCGGATTGGCTGCTGCAGGTTCATGGATAACAAATGACATTGACGAGTTTTCAGATCTGGATTTAATCCTAGTTACGAAAGAAAAAATTTCACAGGATAAAAATAGAATGATCGACTATGCAAAATGCATAGGTGACTTTATATCGGGATTTACGGGAGAACATGTGGGAGAACCGCGATTATTAATTTGTCTATATAAAAATCCATTACTACATGTTGATATTAAGTTTTTAACTCTTGAAGAGTTTAACTATCGTATTGAAACACCAACACTGCTGCTTGATAAAGAAGGTTTACTTGAAAATGCTATAAATTCCTCTATTGTCAAATTTCCTTATCCCGACTATCAATGGATTGAAGATCGTTTTTGGACGTGGATACATTATGTATTACTTAAAATCGGACGAGGAGAATATCTTGAAGCATATGACTTTTTCGGTTTTTTGAGAATGGTTGTATTTGGACCTTTATTGCATATTAAGAATGGTAATTTACCTCGTGGTGTAAGGAAAGTTGAAAAAGATTTATCGCAAAAGGATTTAGCTGATTTAAAGCAGACAATTCCAAGTTATAATAAACATTCACTATTAGAAAGTGTAAAAAACGCTGTATCACTTTATCAACAGCTAAGGAATGAACTTTATGATAAGGAAATACAATTGAGAAATGAAGTCGAGAAAGAAGTATTACTTTACTTAGGTGAAATTGAAAAACTAAAGTAA
- a CDS encoding M42 family metallopeptidase, protein MNQESRTFLEKYLNNASPTGFEWTGQQLWLDYIKPFIHEYFTDTYGTVVGVINPGAPYKVVIEAHADEISWFVNYITKDGYIYLRKNGGSDHAIAPSKRVNIHTSKGVVKGVFGWPAIHVRDNENDKPPTMKNLFLDLGCESKEEVEALGVHVGCVATFEDDFTELNNKFYAGRALDNRIGGFMIAEVARRIKENGNQLPYSLYVVNAVQEEIGLRGAEMIAHRINPDVAIVTDVCHDTQSPAYNKIQNGDLSCGKGPVLTYGPAVQNNLLSMIIKTAEEKGIPFQRASAYRATGTDTDAFAYSNSGVCSALISLPLKYMHTTVEMVSKQDVENVINLMYEFLLQLPAGHDFRYIK, encoded by the coding sequence ATGAATCAAGAGAGCAGGACATTTTTAGAGAAGTATCTTAACAATGCTTCTCCCACAGGTTTCGAATGGACGGGGCAGCAGCTTTGGCTGGATTATATCAAGCCATTCATTCATGAATATTTTACAGATACTTATGGGACAGTTGTTGGGGTTATTAATCCTGGAGCTCCTTATAAAGTGGTGATAGAGGCGCACGCGGATGAGATCTCCTGGTTTGTAAACTATATTACAAAAGACGGATATATCTATCTCAGAAAAAACGGAGGGTCTGATCATGCAATTGCTCCATCAAAGAGAGTTAATATCCACACTTCTAAAGGTGTGGTGAAGGGCGTGTTCGGATGGCCTGCCATTCACGTGAGAGATAATGAAAACGACAAACCGCCGACAATGAAAAATCTTTTTCTTGATCTTGGCTGTGAGTCTAAGGAAGAAGTAGAAGCATTAGGAGTGCATGTCGGTTGTGTGGCAACTTTTGAGGATGATTTCACTGAGTTGAATAATAAATTCTATGCAGGAAGAGCACTGGATAATAGAATAGGTGGTTTTATGATTGCGGAAGTTGCAAGAAGAATCAAGGAGAACGGGAATCAGCTTCCTTATTCTCTTTATGTTGTAAATGCAGTGCAGGAAGAAATCGGGCTACGTGGTGCAGAGATGATTGCTCACAGAATTAATCCTGATGTTGCCATTGTAACAGATGTTTGTCATGATACGCAATCACCTGCATACAATAAAATACAAAACGGAGATTTGTCATGCGGAAAAGGCCCTGTACTTACTTATGGTCCTGCTGTTCAAAACAATCTTCTTTCAATGATTATCAAAACTGCAGAAGAGAAAGGGATCCCTTTTCAGCGTGCTTCGGCATATAGAGCAACAGGCACGGATACGGATGCATTTGCTTATTCCAACAGTGGTGTTTGTTCTGCATTGATATCATTGCCATTGAAGTACATGCATACTACTGTTGAAATGGTTTCGAAGCAGGATGTTGAAAATGTAATCAATCTTATGTATGAATTCCTGCTTCAGTTACCTGCTGGGCATGATTTCAGATATATAAAATAA